A genomic stretch from Erwinia sp. E_sp_B01_1 includes:
- a CDS encoding lysine decarboxylase — MTEEMINLKKEELPLFTTLKTLCQKGIYSFHALPISSLGGSDILPGGSSIMGLNLESTVTGERFDNFFFPRNVIFKSQNLTAKTYNSDASFYITSGTSVANQIAISAICEKNDTVLVDKNCHQSVHFHTQSLGADIRYLHPDLSSDDGEVSAWSYDNLKNEILEKQKTTNGYDLIILTAQSYDGMIYDIPEILYRLLSDGVKTRKFFIDEAWGSLNYFSDDTRKLTVMHADKVVSLFPDIQIICTQSAHKSLYCLRQASLIHCKGDQHLAEKIEIAKYRIHTTSPSYPVLASLEMSRYEMDQYGKELSNYSRKLLNDFALSIENLPELKIKNIRQLFHKKQWHIHIDPTKFMLDVSILGTAAEIKSKLLLKNIYVNRTIGNCLLLNFHIGVNKAATKKLSDALSDLYNENIKCNGSDLKEYNSSDKFIVSYPPGIPLVFPGEVIDKKVRMKINQYREKGMLIIAA; from the coding sequence ATGACTGAAGAGATGATAAACTTAAAAAAAGAAGAGCTACCTTTATTTACTACGCTTAAGACACTATGTCAAAAAGGAATTTATTCCTTCCATGCACTACCCATTTCCAGCTTAGGAGGAAGTGATATCTTGCCTGGTGGCTCTTCAATTATGGGGCTAAATCTTGAATCAACAGTAACAGGTGAAAGATTTGATAACTTTTTCTTTCCAAGGAATGTAATTTTTAAGTCGCAAAACCTGACTGCAAAAACTTATAATTCCGACGCTTCATTTTATATCACTAGCGGCACTAGTGTAGCAAACCAGATAGCTATCTCAGCAATATGCGAAAAAAATGATACTGTTCTTGTTGATAAAAACTGCCATCAATCTGTGCATTTTCATACTCAATCTCTGGGTGCGGATATACGTTACCTTCACCCTGATTTAAGCAGTGATGACGGGGAAGTCAGTGCCTGGTCTTATGATAATTTAAAAAATGAAATACTGGAAAAACAAAAAACAACCAATGGATATGATTTAATAATCCTTACAGCACAGTCTTATGATGGAATGATCTATGATATACCAGAAATTTTATACAGACTTCTTTCAGATGGGGTTAAAACCCGGAAATTCTTTATTGACGAAGCGTGGGGTAGTTTGAATTACTTTAGTGATGACACCCGTAAGTTAACTGTCATGCATGCGGACAAAGTAGTATCCTTATTTCCTGATATTCAAATAATTTGCACCCAATCAGCTCATAAATCATTATATTGTTTGCGTCAGGCTTCTCTTATACATTGCAAAGGAGATCAACATCTTGCTGAAAAGATTGAGATTGCGAAATATAGAATCCATACAACTTCACCCAGTTATCCTGTATTGGCTTCACTTGAGATGTCCCGGTATGAGATGGATCAATATGGCAAAGAGCTTTCTAATTACAGTCGAAAATTGTTAAATGATTTCGCTCTATCAATTGAAAACTTACCGGAACTCAAAATTAAAAACATCCGACAACTATTTCATAAAAAGCAATGGCATATTCACATTGACCCAACTAAGTTTATGCTTGATGTTTCGATTCTTGGGACTGCAGCAGAAATAAAATCAAAATTACTCCTTAAAAATATTTACGTAAACAGAACGATTGGAAACTGTCTTCTGCTTAACTTTCATATTGGAGTAAATAAAGCGGCCACAAAAAAATTGAGCGATGCTTTATCCGACTTGTACAATGAAAATATTAAGTGTAATGGTTCAGATTTGAAAGAATATAATTCCTCAGATAAATTCATTGTTTCCTACCCACCTGGAATACCATTGGTTTTCCCCGGAGAGGTAATTGACAAAAAAGTCAGAATGAAAATTAATCAATACCGAGAAAAAGGCATGCTGATCATTGCAGCATAG
- a CDS encoding Rid family detoxifying hydrolase yields the protein MKKAIAYPGMNAEDRPMGPAPLSAAVLHEPMLFISGQVAIDPYTATIVGKTIQEQTHQVLKNVGDLLSQADMTFDNVVRVTIFLTDLSLFSQLNEVYAEYFSFPFPARATVGIQLNHPDLLVELEVTAMR from the coding sequence ATGAAAAAGGCCATTGCCTATCCTGGTATGAACGCAGAAGACCGCCCAATGGGGCCAGCGCCCCTGTCGGCAGCCGTGCTGCATGAACCCATGCTGTTTATCTCTGGTCAGGTGGCGATTGACCCTTACACCGCCACCATCGTGGGGAAAACCATTCAGGAACAAACCCACCAGGTACTGAAAAACGTCGGTGATTTGTTGAGCCAGGCAGACATGACTTTCGACAACGTGGTTCGCGTGACCATTTTCCTGACCGACCTGTCGCTTTTTTCCCAGTTGAACGAGGTGTACGCAGAGTACTTCTCCTTCCCGTTCCCGGCCCGGGCCACCGTAGGCATTCAGCTTAACCATCCTGATTTACTGGTTGAGCTGGAAGTCACGGCGATGCGCTGA
- a CDS encoding D-2-hydroxyacid dehydrogenase, with translation MHIHIENDPAGPQALRLPKALLWQRLEANPLLTGKFTLSENNDPQRLADFLPVADIVWAGRKFPLYQHMAEATKLGWVQVMSAGVESWLERWPGAVQLTNASGVHGDKGAEFILMSALMFNYGIPGFLQDQASQQWRPAFGGCARGKKVTLLGLGGIGSAAAALLTRQGYEVVGVTRSGETQADVARCISLADIEQELADTDVLVSTLPLTPETNGFFSRERLAKLPPRAGVIIVGRARVFDYDALSEMLNQEKLAGAVLDVFYEEPLPEGDALWQCPRLIMTPHCSLDDHGAYLDGCLTLFLQNLERYLAGEPLINRVSSQKGY, from the coding sequence ATGCATATTCATATTGAAAACGATCCGGCTGGCCCGCAGGCGCTGCGCCTTCCCAAAGCGCTGCTCTGGCAACGTCTTGAGGCGAATCCGCTGCTGACGGGCAAATTCACCCTGTCGGAAAACAACGACCCTCAGCGACTGGCAGATTTCCTGCCGGTAGCGGATATCGTCTGGGCCGGACGTAAATTTCCCCTGTATCAGCATATGGCTGAAGCCACAAAACTGGGTTGGGTTCAGGTGATGTCGGCAGGCGTGGAAAGCTGGCTGGAGAGATGGCCGGGCGCCGTTCAGCTCACCAACGCTTCCGGCGTCCACGGTGACAAAGGCGCTGAATTTATCCTGATGTCAGCACTGATGTTCAACTACGGCATTCCGGGCTTTTTACAGGATCAGGCCAGTCAGCAGTGGCGTCCAGCGTTTGGCGGCTGCGCTCGCGGCAAAAAAGTCACGCTGCTGGGGCTGGGTGGCATTGGATCGGCGGCCGCAGCCCTGCTGACCCGTCAGGGTTATGAAGTCGTCGGCGTAACCCGCAGCGGAGAAACGCAGGCCGATGTGGCTCGCTGCATCAGCCTGGCAGACATTGAGCAGGAGCTGGCGGATACCGATGTGCTGGTCTCAACCCTGCCGCTGACCCCGGAAACCAACGGATTTTTCAGCCGCGAACGTCTGGCAAAACTGCCGCCTCGTGCAGGTGTGATTATTGTTGGCCGCGCGCGGGTCTTCGATTACGACGCCCTTAGCGAGATGCTGAATCAGGAGAAGCTGGCGGGTGCGGTACTGGATGTGTTTTACGAAGAGCCGCTGCCTGAAGGTGATGCGCTCTGGCAGTGCCCGCGGTTGATTATGACCCCGCACTGTAGCCTCGACGATCACGGCGCCTACCTTGACGGCTGCCTGACGCTATTTTTGCAGAACCTCGAACGGTATCTGGCCGGAGAGCCGCTGATAAACCGTGTAAGTAGTCAGAAAGGGTATTGA
- a CDS encoding transporter substrate-binding domain-containing protein, translating into MKLARIALLVSGLTGTVFSLSAQAADTVKPSASDFGAMAQCKTLQAKYPSLVGKDVVVGLGGYTKGFEAPSAADPTVIEGLDPSLFDRIGGCLGFKHTYQNGSFNVLLTSISNGRADIGPMLYVTPERLKQIAFVASVQVQDGSVVAKGNPKKIMTADDLCGKTVAAAAGTYEATKLVPEQTAKCKAAGKPEVNMLMVQNTDNSIQAIKSGRADIYLTEAGSAREIAKADPAFTTAFTVDLPIMVGFPIAKDNTVMRNAVLDSMKVIQASGAQKKLLDYWGQGAGAQRDAVDKG; encoded by the coding sequence ATGAAATTAGCACGCATCGCATTGTTGGTATCCGGTCTGACCGGCACCGTCTTCTCACTCTCCGCACAGGCTGCGGATACGGTAAAACCTTCCGCCTCCGACTTCGGCGCGATGGCTCAGTGTAAAACGCTACAGGCCAAATATCCTTCACTGGTCGGCAAAGACGTGGTGGTGGGCCTGGGGGGCTACACCAAAGGTTTTGAAGCCCCTTCCGCCGCCGATCCTACTGTGATTGAAGGACTGGACCCGTCGCTTTTCGATCGTATTGGCGGCTGCCTGGGCTTTAAGCACACTTACCAGAATGGTTCGTTCAACGTCCTGCTGACCTCCATCTCTAACGGTCGTGCGGATATTGGCCCGATGCTCTACGTCACCCCGGAGCGCCTGAAGCAGATCGCTTTTGTCGCCTCTGTGCAGGTGCAGGACGGTTCTGTCGTTGCCAAAGGCAACCCGAAAAAAATCATGACTGCTGACGATCTGTGCGGCAAAACTGTCGCCGCTGCTGCGGGCACTTACGAAGCCACAAAGCTGGTGCCAGAGCAAACGGCGAAGTGCAAAGCCGCAGGCAAGCCAGAAGTGAATATGCTGATGGTGCAAAACACCGATAACAGTATTCAGGCGATCAAAAGTGGTCGTGCTGATATCTACCTGACCGAAGCGGGCTCCGCACGTGAAATCGCCAAAGCCGATCCCGCCTTCACCACCGCCTTTACTGTAGACCTGCCGATCATGGTTGGCTTCCCCATCGCCAAAGACAATACCGTGATGCGGAATGCCGTCCTGGATTCGATGAAAGTGATTCAGGCCTCCGGCGCACAGAAAAAGCTGCTGGATTACTGGGGCCAGGGTGCAGGCGCGCAGCGTGATGCCGTAGACAAAGGCTAA
- a CDS encoding amino acid ABC transporter permease/ATP-binding protein, whose amino-acid sequence MDDFLKYLTLPYLWQGAVIAVQLLVGALAGGVIIGFFLALASTSRHWIIRFPVQVYIYILRGTPVLLQLILLYNVLPQFGLRFSPFLSALLALMINETAFCAEIIRGGILATDRNQRTAAQAFGYSRTKEMIHVVIPQALRAILPTMGNEAVGLLKSTSLASVVGVNELTMRGQTIVSQNFLFIPVLVASGGIYMILSSLLAAGQWWLERHYNLEDRARRARLRLEKLPMPAEAEVVPLPKQRWETSKAAPVLEIDNLCVEYGNKPVLKDLSLHIRRGEVVVLLGRSGSGKSTLLKSILALTPRSSGTISTEGHLMGYDENGRVLPDRLLPQNRARSGIGIVFQHFALFDHLTALDNAMSIPLRVQGMQEDVARAKGLRALRAVGLGDFVANLPHELSGGQQQRVGIARALAAEPRILLFDEPTSALDPELVREVNQTIRNLAQTGITLVISTHDIAFAASVADRVVFLQGGQLIEQGPPAILKQPQTEAFTTFLKHEQEHQESQHG is encoded by the coding sequence GTGGATGATTTTCTGAAGTATTTAACTCTGCCTTATCTGTGGCAGGGTGCTGTTATCGCTGTCCAGCTTCTGGTCGGTGCGCTGGCAGGTGGCGTGATTATTGGGTTCTTTCTGGCGCTGGCCAGCACCTCCCGCCACTGGATTATTCGTTTTCCCGTGCAGGTCTATATCTATATTCTGCGCGGCACGCCGGTGCTGTTGCAGCTGATCCTGCTCTATAACGTGCTGCCGCAGTTTGGCCTGCGCTTCAGCCCTTTTCTCAGCGCCCTGCTGGCGTTGATGATCAACGAAACGGCTTTCTGTGCGGAAATTATCCGTGGCGGCATTCTCGCCACCGATCGCAACCAGCGCACGGCGGCCCAGGCTTTTGGTTATTCCCGTACCAAAGAGATGATCCATGTGGTTATCCCTCAGGCACTGCGCGCTATTCTGCCCACTATGGGCAACGAAGCCGTGGGGCTGCTGAAGTCCACCTCGCTGGCCTCGGTAGTCGGCGTGAACGAACTGACCATGCGTGGGCAGACCATCGTTTCGCAAAACTTCCTGTTTATTCCGGTGCTGGTGGCTTCAGGTGGGATTTATATGATCCTCTCTTCGCTGCTGGCTGCCGGTCAATGGTGGCTTGAGCGTCATTACAATCTTGAAGATCGCGCCCGTCGTGCCCGTCTCCGGCTGGAGAAGCTGCCGATGCCAGCCGAAGCGGAAGTGGTGCCACTGCCAAAACAGCGCTGGGAAACCAGTAAAGCCGCGCCGGTACTCGAAATTGATAATCTCTGCGTGGAGTATGGCAACAAGCCGGTGCTGAAAGATCTGTCGCTGCATATCCGTCGGGGCGAAGTGGTGGTGCTGCTGGGCCGCTCCGGTTCCGGTAAAAGTACGCTGCTGAAATCGATTCTGGCACTGACTCCGCGTTCCAGCGGCACCATTTCGACGGAAGGCCACCTTATGGGCTACGACGAAAATGGTCGCGTGCTGCCCGATCGTCTGCTGCCGCAAAACCGTGCCCGTTCCGGCATCGGCATTGTTTTCCAGCATTTCGCACTGTTCGATCATCTGACCGCGCTGGATAACGCGATGAGCATTCCTTTGCGGGTGCAGGGCATGCAGGAAGATGTAGCCCGCGCCAAAGGGCTGCGGGCATTACGTGCCGTGGGTCTGGGGGATTTTGTCGCTAACCTGCCGCACGAACTTTCCGGCGGGCAGCAGCAGCGGGTGGGGATTGCCAGAGCGCTGGCCGCTGAGCCCCGTATCCTGCTGTTTGATGAGCCCACCTCGGCGCTGGATCCGGAACTGGTGCGCGAAGTGAACCAGACCATCCGTAACCTCGCGCAGACCGGCATCACTCTGGTTATCAGTACCCACGATATCGCTTTCGCGGCGAGCGTGGCGGATCGGGTGGTGTTCCTGCAGGGCGGACAACTGATTGAGCAGGGGCCGCCGGCCATCCTTAAACAGCCCCAGACAGAAGCGTTCACCACCTTCCTTAAACACGAGCAGGAACATCAGGAGAGTCAGCATGGCTGA
- a CDS encoding alpha-hydroxy acid oxidase encodes MAECKKALPFQQETRERLGDPLYRYMLGQPADALLDAQDSNGLDLQRYRLLPRVMRANQGIDTSVTFAGSRWAAPLGVGAFAGDKIFHPEGLLPIARACRRLNLPLAISEETVTPLNEICAEYEGCWLQLRAAGELTRIEALIAHAAECGAKGIILTVLAPVHPVPGLQPGGFSIGDALLQRGLKTIGSTGPGVQALPAFPCWGWDQLRQACELAAAHKLPLLVKGILHPEDATAAQNAGCQGIIASNIGLRQSARWASPAQQLPALRQHYQGNLVLDGGVRSGTDAVVAACLGASLSLVVRPVISALVAGGEDAVFGLLSGWVNEITALSHWCGVSNMGELNTAFLTTEGAGCL; translated from the coding sequence ATGGCTGAGTGCAAAAAGGCGCTGCCTTTTCAACAGGAAACGCGCGAGCGCCTGGGCGATCCGCTTTACCGCTATATGCTGGGCCAGCCTGCTGATGCTCTGCTGGACGCGCAGGACAGCAACGGCCTGGATTTGCAGCGTTACCGTCTGCTGCCCCGCGTGATGCGGGCAAACCAGGGGATTGATACCAGCGTGACTTTCGCCGGGTCACGCTGGGCCGCCCCGCTGGGAGTGGGCGCTTTTGCAGGAGATAAGATTTTCCATCCTGAGGGGCTGTTGCCGATCGCCCGTGCCTGCAGGCGCCTGAATCTGCCGCTGGCGATTTCGGAAGAGACGGTGACGCCGCTAAATGAAATTTGCGCGGAGTATGAAGGCTGCTGGCTGCAACTGCGGGCGGCGGGAGAGCTGACCCGTATTGAAGCGCTGATTGCCCATGCCGCCGAATGTGGCGCAAAAGGGATCATCCTGACGGTGCTGGCCCCGGTGCATCCGGTGCCTGGCCTGCAACCCGGCGGCTTTTCGATAGGTGATGCCCTGTTACAACGTGGACTGAAAACTATCGGTTCCACCGGGCCAGGCGTTCAGGCGCTGCCTGCCTTCCCGTGCTGGGGCTGGGATCAGCTGCGTCAGGCCTGCGAGTTGGCCGCTGCCCATAAATTGCCGCTGCTGGTAAAAGGTATTCTGCATCCTGAGGATGCGACTGCCGCCCAAAACGCGGGTTGCCAGGGCATCATTGCCTCGAATATTGGTCTGCGCCAGAGCGCACGCTGGGCATCACCGGCGCAGCAACTGCCTGCGCTTCGTCAGCATTATCAGGGCAATCTGGTCCTCGATGGTGGCGTGCGCAGTGGAACAGATGCCGTGGTGGCCGCCTGTCTGGGAGCGTCCTTATCGCTGGTTGTCCGGCCGGTAATCAGTGCGCTGGTGGCGGGCGGAGAGGATGCGGTCTTCGGGCTGCTGTCGGGTTGGGTGAATGAAATCACCGCCCTGAGCCACTGGTGCGGCGTCAGCAACATGGGCGAGCTGAATACCGCGTTTCTTACCACGGAAGGAGCTGGCTGCTTATGA